The Halorhodospira halophila genomic sequence CTAACCAGTCAGGATGGACCGTAATGGCCGCTGAATCCCTGCGAATCGCCACCCGCCGTTCCCAGCTTGCCATGTGGCAGGCCGAGCACATCGCCGCCGAACTGCAGCGCCTGCACCCCGGCCTGGAGGTGGAGCTGGTCCCCATGTCCACCCGCGGCGACGAGATCCTCGATCAGCCGCTGGCGCGCATTGGCGGCAAGGGCTTGTTCATGAAGGAACTCGAGGACGGCATGCTGCGCGGCGACGCCGATCTGGCCGTGCACTCGATGAAGGACATCCCCTGGCGCCTGCCCGACGGCTTCGCCCTGGCCGCCGTCTCGGACCGGGCCGATCCGCGGGACGCCTTCGTCTCCAACCACTACACGGACCTGGATGAGCTCCCCCACGGCGCCCGGGTCGGTACGGCGAGCCTGCGCCGTCAATGCCAGATCATGGACCGCCGGCCCGACCTGCACATCGAGGTCCTGCGCGGCAACGTCCAGACCCGGCTGCGCAAGCTCGACGATGGCGTTTACGACGCCATCATCCTGGCCGCCTCCGGGCTCGACCGCCTGGAGCTGACGCACCGCATCGCCGGGCGCCTGACGCCGGAACAGAGCCTGCCTGCGGTGGGCCAGGGTGCGCTCGGCATCGAATGCCGGGAGGGCGACGAGCGGGTCATGAAACTCGTGGAGGGTCTCAACCACGAGCCCACCCGCATCCGCATCAGCGCCGAGCGGGGCATGAACGCCCGGCTCGAGGGCAGCTGCCAGGTTCCCATCGGCGGCTACGCCGAGCTCGACGGCGACGAGGTCCACCTGCGCGGTCTGGTGGGCGCCGTTGACGGCAGCGAAGTCATCCGGGGCGAGATCCGCGGCCCCGCCGCCGATGCCGAGAACCTGGGCCGCCAGCTGGGCGACGACCTACTTGCCCGCGGGGCCGACCGCATCCTCAAGGCCCTCGCCGAGCAGCCATGACGGGGCCCCTGGACGGCACCGGCGTCGTCGTCAGCCGACCCGCCCACCAGGCGGAGGGTCTCGCTCACGCCCTGGAGGAGGCCGGCGCCGAGGTGTGGCGGTTTCCCACCCTGGAGATCGCCGCCGAGCCGGACGACGCGGCACGGCAGGAGGCAGCCCGGCAGGCCGCCGGCGCCGACTGGCTGATCTTCGTCAGTCAGAACGCCGTCGACCACGGGCTGCCACGCATCCGCGCCGCCGGTGGCCCCGCCGCCCACGCCCGCTGCGCCACCGTCGGCCGGGGCACCGCCGAGGCACTTCGTCGCAACGGCATCGAGGAGGTGCTCTACCCCCGCCATGGCGCCACGAGCGAGGATCTGCTGGAGGAAACGGAACTTGGCAGCATCAGCTCGGGGCGTGTCATGATAGTCCGCGGAGTCGGAGGGCGGCCGCACTTGGCCGAGACACTCCGCGACTGTGGCGCCGAGGTGGGTTTTCTGGAAGTCTATCGACGCATCCGGCCGTCGGCCGACCCCACCCCGCTGCTCGCGGCCGCCGAGGCCGACCGCGTTCAGGTCGTCATCGCCACCAGCGGCGAGGTTCTGGAGAACTTCCTGGAGCTCGTCGGGGACCGTGGCCGACGGTGGCTCGCCCGGGCTGCGGTGGTCGTCATCGGCGACCGGGTGGCGGTCATGGCGAGCCCCCACGCCGGACATGTCGAGATCGCGGCAACCGCGGCGGAAGAAGAGCTCACGGCGGCCACCGCACGCGCCGCCAGGGCCGTGGCAGAGATCAGGAGTAGGCGAAGATGAGCAACCCCAACCGTCCGGAGGACCGGAATCGCCCGGAGGATCCGAACCGCGGCGCGCAGAGTTCCTCCGAATCGCGCAGCGGTGATAGCCCGCGTCGCGGCGATGCCCGCCCAGGGCAGCCCGCCCCCCAGCCCGGCGCTGCCACCGGCAGCGGCAGCCAGGAGAGCGCCGGCGGTGGCCAGAGCGATACCCGGCCCGGTGAACAGCCGGGCGAGGCGGGCAGCAGCAGCGACGCCACCGGCCAGGAACGTTCCAGCAGCGCCGCCGCGAGCACCCAATCGAGCCAGGAGCAAGCCTCCGGCGGCGACGACAAGGAAGGCAAGGAGGACCACAAGGGTAAGGAGCAGGACAGCGGCAAGTCCGGCTCCGGAAGTGGCGGCGGCAGCGACGGAGGCGGTGGCAGTCGGCTGAGTTCCACCCCCGAACCGCGCAGCCGTTTCACCCTGTGGTTCGTCATCGTTCTGCTCGGCGGCGGCACCATTGCTGCGGGCGTCTACGGTTATCAGCTCTACGAGGAACTGCAGGCCGCTCAGCAAGAGCTCGACGAGCGCGTCGCCGCCCAGGAGGAGCGCGATGCCGAGCTCGACGAGACCCTTGAGAAGGCACGCGAGCAGGCCGAGGCCGCCGCCCGCCTGGAAGAGTACCTGGAGGACTTCGACGCCCTCGCCGCGGACGTCGAGGCAGCCAAGCAGGCTAGCGACGATACCGCCGATAGCCTGGCGTCACTGGAGTCCCGCGTGGACGATCTGGCCGCCCGGTTCGATGAGCTGGGCGATGCGGAGGGCGTCGGCGAGGCCGCGCTGGGGGATCTGGACGCGCGACTGACCGAGCGCATGGACGAGATCGAGTCCCGCCTTGAAGAGCGGGTCGAGGAACTTGCTGCGGCGCAGGAGGGGCTCGACGAGGACATGGAGCGCCTCGGGGCGCGCAGCGAGCAGGAAGAGGAAGGCTGGCTGAAGGCCGAGGCCGGCTACCTGGCGCAGATTGCCATCCACCGGGTCCGCCACCACCACGACGTGGATTCCGCCTTGGCCGCCCTGCGGGGCGCCGACGGCCTCCTGGCCGAACTCGGCGGCGAGAGCATCCCGGAGCGCCAAGCCATCCGCGAGGCCATCGACGCCCTGCTCGACTACTCCGGCCCGGATATTGGCGGCATCCGCGAGCGCATCACTGCGCGCATGGACGAGATCAATGACCTTGCCCTCACCGGCGATCCGGGCGAGGGCGTGGCCCCGGATCTGCCGGAGCTCGACGAAGCCGAGGAGGGCTGGCGGGGCGCTCTGAGTCGGGCCTGGAGCCGCCTGCGCGAGGGACTCGGTGAGCTGGTCCGGGTGCAACACGAGGAGGAGCTGGAAGAACTCCTCACCCCGGAGCAGCAGTACTTCCTGCGCGAGGGGCTGCGTCTGCAGCTGGAGAGCGTCCTGCTGGCACTGCACAGCGGCGACCAAGAGAGCTATCGCGCCGGGCTGGAGCGGGCCGCCGGGTGGCTGGAACGCCGCTTCGACACCGACGACGAGCGCGTCGCCGAGGCCAGAGACGACCTACTGGACTTGGCCGACGAGCCGATCCGGCACGACCTGCCGGATATCGAACCCCTCCTTGAACCAGTGAAGCCGTTCTGACATGCGCCGCCTGTTCATCTACCTACTGATCCTGGCCGGTGCCGTACTTACGGCGCTGTACTTCAACCAGCAGGAGGGCTACGTGATGCTCTCCGTGGGGCCTTGGCGGCTGGAGATGAGCTTGCTCTTCTCCGCCGTGGTCCTGGGGCTCTTGGTCCTCCTGCTCTACCTGGCCCTGGCCGCCCTTGGGCGGCTGTGGAGCATGCCGCGCCGGCTGCGTAGCTGGCAGGGCCAGCGGCGGCAGGAGTCGGCCCGCACAGAACTCACCTCCGGGCTGCTGCGCTTTGCCGAGGGTGACTACGACACCGCCGAAAAGCAGCTGGTGCACAGCGCCCGGCGCAGCGAGGCGCCCCTGGTGAACTACCTGACCGCGGCGATCGCCGCCCAGCGCCGGGGCGCCCGCGAGGTGCGGGACGGCTACCTGACCACGGCCGAGAAGAGCGGGCCCGACGCCAACCTGGCGGTCCGGCTGCTCCAGGCGCAGCTGCAGGCCGAATCGGGGCAGTGGGAAGAGGCTCAGGCGAGCGTGTCGGCCGTCCTCGATAAGGAGCCCAAGCATCGCCGGGCCCTGGAGCTGATGATCGGCTGCTGTCGCGCCCTGGGCGACTGGGAGCGGCTCGAGCCCCTGCTGCCGCGCATCGACCGCCAAGGCATCCTGCCCAAGAACGAACTCCTCGATCTCAACCGCTGGGTGGCCCGAGAGCGCCTGGCGCGGGCCTCCGGCGAGGACAAGCAGGCCCTGCAAGAGGCGTGGCAGGACCTGAGCCGGGGCCTGCGCAAGGATCCCGAGGTGCTCTGCGCCTACGTGGACGGGCTGATCACCCTCGGGGAGGTACAGAGCGCCGAGGAGCTCATCCAGAAGCAGCTGCAGAAGGAGTGGAACCCCGAGCTGCTCGAGCGCTACGCTCGCCTGCCGGCCGACGACACCGCCACCTACGCGACGCGGCTGGAGAAGGCCGAGGGCTGGATCCAAGCCCACCGGGACGATCCGAAGACCCTCTACGCCGCGGGCATCCTGGCCCTGCAGGCCGAGCAGTGGGACCGGGCCCGGGACTACCTGCAGGCCGCCGTGGACCAGACGGCCCGGCCGGAGTACCTGCGCACCCTCGGTGCCCTGCAGGAGCATCTGGGGGACTACGACGGGGCCCGGGCCACCTATCGCCTGGCCATGGACCTCTCCGGCGCCGGCAGCGACGCCCTCCCTGGTCTGCCGGGGCCCGCCCCGGAGCACCCGGCGGCGCCGGAGCTCGAGGAGGGCCGCTCGGACGCCCCCCCCGACTACGCCCCCGGCGACGACACCGAGGGGCGACCCCGCAACGACTGACACCCACGCTGCGGGCGACCGGCGGGCAAACGAGAGGCCCCGGGCCACTTAGAGTGGCCCGGGGCCTTTTTCGTACCCCCTTCTGCCGCCGCCCCGGCGCTACGTCTGCTTCCCGGCGTCCACAGCCTCGGTCATCTGCGCCTCGACCACCGACAGGGCGGTGAGGTTGACGATGGCCCGGACCGTCGAGGACGGCGTTAGCAGGTGGGCCGGCTTGGCGGTCCCGAGCAGGATCGGCCCCACCGAGACACTGTCGGTGGTCGCCTTGAGCAGATTGAAGGAGATGTTGGCGGCGTCCAGCCCGGGCATGATCAGCAGGTTCGCTTCGCCCTCCAGCTGCGCATCGGGGAAGATGCGCCGCCGCACCTCCTCGGAGATCGCCGCATCGCCGTGCATCTCGCCCTCGACCTCGAGGGCCGGGTCCCGATCCTGGATCAGCTCCAGGGCGTGGCGCATCTTTTCCGCCGATGGCTGCGACGAGGTCCCGAAGTTCGAGTGCGAGAGCAGGGCCACCTTCGGCGTGGTTCCGAAACGGCGCACCTCATCGGCGGCCAGCAGGGTCATCTCGGCAATCTCGTGGGGGTTGGGATCCTGGTTGACGTAGGTGTCCGCCAGGAAGAAAGTCCCCTTGGGCATGATCAGCACGTTCATGGCCGCCAGGTTCCGCACCCCACGGCGTCGACCGATAACGTCCTGGATATGCTGCATCTGCCGCTGGTAGCGCCCCTCGATACCGCCGACCAGGGCATCTGCATCGCCCAAGTGGACCATCAGCGCACCGATGACGGTATTGCGCGTGCGCACCACGGTCCGTGCCCGCGCCGGGGTCACACCGCGGCGGGCCATCAGGTGGTAGTACGCCTGCCAGTAGTCGCGGTAGCGCGGGTCGCCCTCCGGGTCGACCAGCTCGAAGTCCTCGTCGATCTGCACGCGCAGGCCGAGCTGACGCAGCCGCTTCTCGACCACTCGCCGCCGCCCGACCACGATGGGCCGCGCCAGATTCTCGTCCACGACCAGCTGCACGGCGCGCAGGATGCGCTCCTCCTCGCCGTCGGTGTAAACCACCCGCTTGGGCTGCTCGCGGGCGCGCTCGAAGATCGGCTTCATCACCAGGCCCGACTGGAACACGTACTGCTGCAGCTGCAGCCGATAGGCCTCGAAGTCGTTGATCGGCCGGCAGGCAACCCCGCTCTCCATGGCGGCGTGGGCCACTGCCGGCGCCACGCGGCTGATCAACCGGGGGTCGAACGGCTTGGGGATCAGGTAGTCGGCCCCGAAGCTCCAGGGCCGCCCCCCGTAGGCCGCCACCACTTCCTCGGAGGACTCCTCGGTGGCCAGGTCGGCGATGGCCTCCACCGCGGCGATCTTCATCGCCTCGTTGATGGCGCTGGCGCCCACGTCCAGCGCCCCACGGAAGATGAATGGGAAGCACAGGACGTTGTTCACCTGGTTCGGATAATCCGAGCGGCCGGTGGCGAGCACCGCATCGGGACGGGCCTCCCGCGCCTCCTCGGGGAGGATCTCGGGGACCGGATTGGCCAGCGCCATGATGATCGGCCGATCGGCCATCAGATTGACCATCTCGGCGTTGAGCACCCCCGGTGCCGACAGGCCCAGGAAGATATCCGCACCCTCGATCACTTCACGCAGGCTCCGCGCGGCCGTCTCCCGGGCGTAGCCCTCCTTGCGCGGATCCATGTACTCCTTGCGCCCCTTATAGACCACGCCCTTTCGATCGGTGACGGTGATCTGCTCCCTGGGCAGGCCCATGGCCACCAGCAGGTCGAGGCAGGCGATAGCCGCCGCCCCGGCACCGGAGCAGACCAGGGTGACGTCCTCCAGGCGCTTACCCACCACGCGCAGGCCGTTGCGGATGGCCGCGGCGGTGATGATGGCGGTGCCGTGTTGATCGTCGTGGAAGACCGGGATGTTCATCCGGCGCTTGAGGGCCTCCTCGATCTCGAAGCACTCCGGCGCCTTGATGTCCTCCAGGTTGATGCCCCCGAAGGTCGGCTCCAGGGCGGAGACGATGTCGACGAAGCGCTCGGCGTCCGGCTCGTCGACCTCGATATCGAAGACATCGATGCCGGCGAACTTCTTGAACAGGACGCCCTTGCCCTCCATCACCGGCTTCGACGCCAGCGGACCGATGTTGCCCAGTCCGAGGACGGCGGAGCCGTTGGTGATCACCGCCACCAGGTTGCCCCGGGTGGTCATGGCGGCCGCCTCGCGGGGATCGTTGACAATGGCTTCGCAGGCCGAGGCCACGCCGGGCGAGTAGGCCAGGGCGAGGTCACGCTGGTTAGCCAGCGGTTTGCTGGGGATGACCTCGATCTTGCCAGGGGTTGGCTGTCGGTGGTATTCGAGGGCGGCTTCTTTGAAGTCGTCGGACATATAAATTCCCTTGGGGTGTTGAATCAGCCCAGTATAGGGTGAGCTTGATGCTTGCTTCCAGGGTGGCCGGGCCTACCGGGCCGGGTAGGTCCGCGCCAGGAAACGCTCCACGGCAGCCGCGAAGGCCTCGGGCTGCTCGGCGTGCAGCCAGTGACCAGCGCCCTCCAGGGCCTCGAACTCGGCCGCCGGAAAATACCCGGCCGCGGCATCCCGGTGCCGGACCGGGTCGAAGTAGTCAGAGGCCGTTCCATAGAGGAACAGTGCCGGGCCGTCATAAGTACCCGCCAGATCCGGAAAACCCTGTATATCCGGCACCGCCTCGGCGAGGAGCTGCAACGGGATACGCCACTGGTAACCACCCCCGGCGGCAGGGACCAGGTTGGTCAGCAGGAACTGGCGGACCGCCGGCGACGTGATCTCGGCCGCCAGGGCGGCATCCACCTCGCGCCGACTGGCGGCCCCGGCCACATCGACCCGTTGCAGGGCGGCGATCACGGTGGCGTGCTCGTGCCGGTAGGCCACCGGAGCGATGTCTGCGGCGACCACCGCCGCCACCCGCCGAGGCCGGGTCAGGGCGAGGGTCATGGCCACCTTGCCGCCCATGGAGTGGCCCAGCACGGCCACCCGCTCAACACCCTCGCGATCGAGCAGCGCCTCCACATCGGTGGCCAGTGCCGGGTAGTCCATGCCCGGCCGATGCGGTGACCGGCCGTGGTTGCGCAGATCCGGGGTCAACACCCGGTAGTCAGCGGCGAAGCGGCGGGTGAAGCGGTTGAGGTTGCCGCCACTGCCGTAGAGGCCGTGGAGCAGGAGCAGCGGCGCCCCCGCACCGCGGGTGGTCAGGGAGAGTTGCACCGGTTCGCGCATAGGACCTCGTATGATTCAGGACTCGGGGAGACGGCGGGCATCGCCCACCTGGACCAGCGCCTTGAGCTCCTGGACGGCCACGGCCAGGACGGCGCCGCCCGGCGCCGCGCTCTGCTGCACCTCGGCCAGCACGGTCTGCAGGCGCTCCAACGCCACGCGCCGCTCGCCCAGGAAACCGTCGACGGCCGCCGGATCGGCGCCGCGGGTCGCCACCAGCTGCGCCGTCAGGCCGCGCAACTGGAGATCGTAATCCGCCACCAGCCCCTCGCGGAAGCGCACCTGCCAACCGTCATGGGCCTCGAGCCGCTCCAACCGCCGACGCAGACCCGCCAGGCCGAGGCCCTCGACCAGACGGAAGTGGCTGGCTGCGATGGCCAGGATGTCGGCCCCGGTGGATTCTGCCACCTTCACCCAGTCCAGCGCCGGGTAGAGCTCGGGCAGGGTCGCCATCCGCCGCGCCAGCCCCGGCGGCAGGCCGGCCTGCTCGAGCCGCTTTCCCTCGGCCGCCAGAGCCTCCGCCCGAGCGGCGGGCAGCAGATCGCTGAGGTGCTCGTTGAGCCGCTGCAGGCTCGGCCGCACGCGAGATACCGCAGCCGCGGCGCCGCCCTCGGCGTCCCCGAGCCCGGCACCGAGGTTGCGCAGCAGCCACAGCGTCGCGTGCTCGTGGAGTTCTCGCACCCCCTGGAGCAGGCCGGTGACCACGCCGTGGTCCACCTCGCTCGCCCGCGCCTCGACACCCTCCCAGGCGGCGTCGAGCGCGAACATCGCCTCGGCCACGAACCACGCCCGCACCACCTCCGCCACCTCGCAGCCCGAGCGCGCGGCCAGCCGCGCGCAGAAGGTCTCGCCCATGCGGTTGACCACCCGGTTGGCGGCGGCGGTGGCCACCAGTTCCCGGCGCAGACGGTGGCCGCGGACGCGCTCGGCGTAACGCTCGCCGAGCGCCGGCGGGAAGTAGTCGAACAGCAACGGCTCCATGAACGCCTCACCGGGCAGCGCCGAGGCGCGCAGTTCGCGCTGGACGACGATCTTGGCGTAGGCCAGTAGTACCGCCAGTTCGGGCCGCAGCAGCCCCAACTCCCGCGCGGCCCGCTCGGCCAGTGCCTCATCGTCGGGCAGCCCCTCGAGGGTCCGATCGAGAACGCCGTCACGCTCGAGCCGGCGCATCAGCTCGGCGTGCTCATCGAGCCGCGCCGTGGCCTCGGCTTCGGCCAGGCTCAGGGCGCCGGCCTGGGCGCGGCAGGTCTCGAGGACCCGTTCCGCCACCTCCTCGGTCATTTCCGCCAGAAGCGCATCACGGTGACGGCCGGTGAGTTCGCCGTCGTCGCGGGCTTCGTTAAGCAGGATTTTGATATTGACCTCGTGGTCGGAGCAGGCCACACCGCCGACGTTGTCGATGGCGTCGGTGTTGATCCGGCCGCCGGCGGCGGCGTACTCCACCCGCGCCGCCTGGGTGAAGCCCAGGTTGCCGCCCTCGCCCACCACGCGGCAGCGCAGCTGACGCGCGTCGATTCGCACTCCGTCGGTGGCCTTGTCGCCGACCTCGGTGTGGCTCTGCTCCCGGGCCTTGACGTAGGTACCGATGCCGCCGTTCCAGAGCAGATCCACCGGGGCGCGCAGCACAGCCTGGATGAGCTGGTCCGGGGTCAGCTCAGCGGTCTCAATGCCGAGCGCCCGGCACGCCTCGGAGGAGAGCGAGACGGACTTGGCACTGCGCGGATAGACGCCGCCGCCGGCGGAGATCCGCGCCGGATCGTAGTCCGCCCAGCTAGAACCCTCCAGAGCGAACAGCCGCTGACGCTCAGCGTAGGCAAGCGCCGCGTCCGGCTGCGGGTCGATGAAGACGTGCCGGTGGTCGAAGGCGGCCACCAGGCGGATCTGCTCGGAGCAGAGCATGCCGTTGCCGAAGACATCGCCGGACATGTCGCCGATGCCGACTACTGTCAGAGGCTCGCGCTGGACATCGCGACCAAGCTCGCGGAAGTGCCGCCGCACCGACTCCCAGGCACCGCGCGCGGTGATGCCCATCGCCTTGTGGTCGTAACCAGCCGAGCCACCCGAGGCGAAGGCATCGTCCAACCAGAAGCCGTGGGCCGCCGAAACGCTGTTGGCCAGATCCGAGAAGCTAGCCGTACCCTTGTCCGCCGCGACCACTAGATAGGGGTCGTCACCGTCGTGGCGGAGCACCCCTTCCGGCGGCACCACCCGGCCATCGCGGAGGTTGTCGGTAACCTGGAGCAGCGCCTCGATGTAGGACCGGTAGGCGTCGCGGACCGCTTCACGCTGCGCCGCCCCGGCGCCGGGCAAATCCTTGACCACGAAACCGCCCTTGGCCCCGACCGGCACGATAGCGGCGTTTTTGACCATCTGCGCTTTCATCAGCCCGAGCACCTCACTGCGGAAATCCTCGCGCCGCGTCGACCAGCGCAGCCCGCCGCGGGCCACCTCGCCGCCGCGCAGGTGAACCCCCTCGAAGGCCGGGGCATAGACGAAGATCTCCGCCCACGGCACCGGCCGCGGCAGGTCGGGGATACTGGCCGGATGCAGCTTGAGGGCCAGCGGTGCCCCTGTCGCGGCGGTGTAGTGGTTGGTGCGGGCGGTGGCCTCCAGCGCCGCCAGCAGCTGGCGCAGGATCCGATCCTGATCCAGGCTGGCCACCCCCTGCAGCGCCTCGCGGATGGCCGCCGCCTCGCCGGCGACCCGCTCGGCGTCGGCGCGTCCGGGGTCGAAGCGGGCGTGGAAAAGGGCCACCAGCAGCGCGGCGATGCGCGGATGCGCCGCCAGGGTCTCGGCCATGTAGGCCTGGGAGAAGGTGCTCCCGATCTGACGCAGATAGCGGGCATAGGCACGCAGCACAGCCACCTCGCGCCAGTCCAGGCCAGCGGCCAGGACCAGGCGATTGAAGCCGTCGCTCTCGGCCGCCTGTGACCAGACGGCGCCGAAGGCGTCGCGGAAACGCTCGCCCACCGCCTGGGGGTCGCACCCCCCCACCCCCTGCCAGCACAGACCGAAATCGTGAATCCAGCAGACCGGAGCACCGGTGGCGGCGACCTCGAAGGGTTGCTCGTCCACCACCCGCAGGCCCATGTCCTCGAACACCGGCAGCGCGTCGGAAAGGCTGGCCGGGCGTGCCCCGTGGAAGAGTTTGAAGCGCAGCGCCCCAGCACCGGCCTCCACGGGCCGGTAGAGGACCATCTGCGGGCCCGCGCCGCGGTTCACGCGCTCGATCCGCTCTACGTCCTGGGCCGCCACCCGGGCGGGCACCCCCTCCTGGTAGGCCACCGGGAAGGCGTCGGCGTAGCACTGCGCCAGGCGACTGCCCTGTTCCTCGCCGAGCCGCTCGTGCAGAGCCTCCTGCAGGCTGTCGGCCCACGAGCGCACGGCCTCGGCCAGACGCCCCTCGAGAGCGCACAGGTCGACATCGGGCACGCCGCGCCCGGGCAGGGGCAGGATGAAGCGGATGCGCGCCAGGAGCGACTCGCCGATCTGGACGCTGAAATCGCTCTCGGGCGCCCCCAGGGCCTGCTCGAGGCGGGCCTGGATGCGCCGCCGATTGGCCGTGTCGTAGCGCTCCCGCGGGACGTAGACCAGGCAGGAGGCGAAGCGCTGCCAGGGATCGTAGCGCACCAGCAGGCGCACCCGCGGGCGCTCGCGCAGGTGGAGCACGGCGCGAGCGATGCGCTCGAGTTCGTCAACCTCGATCTGGAAGAGCTCGTCCCGCGGGTAGGTCTCAAGGATGTTGAGCAGCGCCTTACCGGCGTGACTCTCGGCCGGGTAACCGGCGCGCTGAAGGACCGTGGCCACCTTGCGGCGCAGCAGCGGAATCTCCTGAGCGCTGCGGTAGTAGGCCGCCGAGGTGTAGAGACCCAGGAAACGGTGCTCGCCCACCACCCGCCCCTGCGCATCGAAACGTTTGACCCCGAGGTAGTCCATGGGGCCGGGACGGTGCACCGGCGAGCGGGCGTTGGTCTGGGTCAGGATCAGCGGCTCGGGCTCCAGTGCGCGCTCCTGCACCTCCGGGGCCAGAGCGGCAAAGCGCAGCGAGGGGGTCGCCGGCGCGTGACGCAGGATGCCGCAGGCCCGGTCCGGCTCCGGCACCAGGCAGAGGCCGTCGTCGGCCTGCTCGAGGCGGTAGGCCCGGTAGCCGATGAAGGTGAAATGGTGCTCGGCCGCCCAACGCAGAAAGGCGTCCACCTCGGCCCGGTCTGCGGCGGCGAGCCCGGGTGGCGGACACTCCTGGAGCTCGTCGGCGGCAGCCAGGAGCTGGCTGCGCATCGCGCGCCAGTCGTCGACAACGGTGGCGACGTCGTCGAGGACGGCCTGCAGTCGCCGATGCAGGGCATCAAGCTCCTCGGGGGCGGTGCGCCGATCCACCTCGAAGTGCATGAACGCGGTCAGGGGGGCATCCGCGTCGTCCACCGCCGCGACGCCCTCGCCCCCTTCCTGGCGGCGCACGGCGAGCACCGGGTGGAACAAACGGTGGATGGCGAGCCCCTGCTGCTGCAGGGCCATGGTCACCGAATCGATCAGGAAGGCACGGTCGTCGACGACCAGGTCGACGACGGTGTGACGGCTCTCCCAGCCGTGCTGCTCCGGGTCCGGGTTGTAGACGCGAATCGCCGCCTGGCCTGGCGGCCGGCGCCCGGCCAGGCGCCAGTGGGCGACGGCGGCGCCGAGGAGGTCCTCGGGATCCCGATCCTCGAGATCCTCGGCCGCGACCCGGGCGTAATAGCGCGTCACGAAACGCGCCAGATCGTCCGCCTGTTGTCGGGGCCAGCGCCTGCCGATCCGCTCGCCCAGGCGTCGACGCGGATCGTCGCTGCCGCCGCAACCCCGCTCACCAGCACCGCTCATCACCTGCCCCTCTGTCCGCCAGCCCCCCCACCCCGCGTGGCGCGCCACTCCACTGTAGTGGCTCGGGGGGCACCGCGGCCAGGGAGGCGGCCGCTACACCTTGACCTGGGCAGCGGCCGCCTCGAGGGCGCGGCACAGGGGCCCGGGCAACCGGTGGCGGGGCTCGTAGCTCTCCAGCAGGTTCTTCACCGACAGGCCC encodes the following:
- a CDS encoding NAD-glutamate dehydrogenase encodes the protein MSGAGERGCGGSDDPRRRLGERIGRRWPRQQADDLARFVTRYYARVAAEDLEDRDPEDLLGAAVAHWRLAGRRPPGQAAIRVYNPDPEQHGWESRHTVVDLVVDDRAFLIDSVTMALQQQGLAIHRLFHPVLAVRRQEGGEGVAAVDDADAPLTAFMHFEVDRRTAPEELDALHRRLQAVLDDVATVVDDWRAMRSQLLAAADELQECPPPGLAAADRAEVDAFLRWAAEHHFTFIGYRAYRLEQADDGLCLVPEPDRACGILRHAPATPSLRFAALAPEVQERALEPEPLILTQTNARSPVHRPGPMDYLGVKRFDAQGRVVGEHRFLGLYTSAAYYRSAQEIPLLRRKVATVLQRAGYPAESHAGKALLNILETYPRDELFQIEVDELERIARAVLHLRERPRVRLLVRYDPWQRFASCLVYVPRERYDTANRRRIQARLEQALGAPESDFSVQIGESLLARIRFILPLPGRGVPDVDLCALEGRLAEAVRSWADSLQEALHERLGEEQGSRLAQCYADAFPVAYQEGVPARVAAQDVERIERVNRGAGPQMVLYRPVEAGAGALRFKLFHGARPASLSDALPVFEDMGLRVVDEQPFEVAATGAPVCWIHDFGLCWQGVGGCDPQAVGERFRDAFGAVWSQAAESDGFNRLVLAAGLDWREVAVLRAYARYLRQIGSTFSQAYMAETLAAHPRIAALLVALFHARFDPGRADAERVAGEAAAIREALQGVASLDQDRILRQLLAALEATARTNHYTAATGAPLALKLHPASIPDLPRPVPWAEIFVYAPAFEGVHLRGGEVARGGLRWSTRREDFRSEVLGLMKAQMVKNAAIVPVGAKGGFVVKDLPGAGAAQREAVRDAYRSYIEALLQVTDNLRDGRVVPPEGVLRHDGDDPYLVVAADKGTASFSDLANSVSAAHGFWLDDAFASGGSAGYDHKAMGITARGAWESVRRHFRELGRDVQREPLTVVGIGDMSGDVFGNGMLCSEQIRLVAAFDHRHVFIDPQPDAALAYAERQRLFALEGSSWADYDPARISAGGGVYPRSAKSVSLSSEACRALGIETAELTPDQLIQAVLRAPVDLLWNGGIGTYVKAREQSHTEVGDKATDGVRIDARQLRCRVVGEGGNLGFTQAARVEYAAAGGRINTDAIDNVGGVACSDHEVNIKILLNEARDDGELTGRHRDALLAEMTEEVAERVLETCRAQAGALSLAEAEATARLDEHAELMRRLERDGVLDRTLEGLPDDEALAERAARELGLLRPELAVLLAYAKIVVQRELRASALPGEAFMEPLLFDYFPPALGERYAERVRGHRLRRELVATAAANRVVNRMGETFCARLAARSGCEVAEVVRAWFVAEAMFALDAAWEGVEARASEVDHGVVTGLLQGVRELHEHATLWLLRNLGAGLGDAEGGAAAAVSRVRPSLQRLNEHLSDLLPAARAEALAAEGKRLEQAGLPPGLARRMATLPELYPALDWVKVAESTGADILAIAASHFRLVEGLGLAGLRRRLERLEAHDGWQVRFREGLVADYDLQLRGLTAQLVATRGADPAAVDGFLGERRVALERLQTVLAEVQQSAAPGGAVLAVAVQELKALVQVGDARRLPES